A genome region from Thermococcus gorgonarius includes the following:
- a CDS encoding ATP-dependent helicase — protein MIRWAEREYSDEEILSILTEPVKVWFKRKFGSFTPPQRYAVLEIHKGENVLISSPTGSGKTLSAFLAAINELILLGNEGKLEDKIYVLYVSPLRALNNDIKRNLEGPLAEITEVARELGYELPEIRVGIRTSDTSSYEKSKMVKKPPHILITTPESLAIALNAPKFSERLKTVKYVIIDEVHALAENKRGSHLALTIERLQEMADREFVRIGLSATIHPLEEIAKFVFGFNDNGEPRSGLIVDVSFAKQTEISVESVVDDLIYTPSDVLSDALYNRLAELIKKHRTTLIFTNTRSGAERVAFNLKKRFPEFEGLIEAHHSSLSREVRLDVEEKLKRGELRAVISSTSLELGIDIGTIDLVVLIGSPKSVNRALQRIGRAGHRLHEVSKGVILALDRDDLVEVTVLAHNARNRRLDRVKIPKNPLDVLAQHIVGMALYKVWDVDEAYRLVGRAYPYHELPFEDFMSILKYLSGGYEGLEDRKVYAKIWLEGGKFGRRGKMTKAIYYMNVGTIPDEAKIRVYTMDKQMIGTVEEEFAERLMPGDIFVLAGRTYEFVKSRGNKIYVVPREGAKPTIPAWFSEMLPLSFDLALDIQRFRRELKGILNRKDVIKRLMRKYGIDEKAARAIVAYFREQAKYSIVPDDETVLVEEVEKENTYEYFFHTLIGRKANDALSRAFAYAVGRWKGVNVGIAINDNGFLLRVPKEARLSEAEIRELFRIEDLREVLKRALDNTELLKRRFRHVANRGFLILRRYVGRSKRLGRQQVIAVSLLKVLKENYPDFPLLKEVYREIMEDKMDVENAELFLNWVREGKVKVVFERHELPSPFAFNLETIGSSDVVLMEDRRELIKQLHRKIMAIIEEKG, from the coding sequence ATGATACGCTGGGCTGAAAGGGAGTACAGCGACGAAGAGATATTGTCCATTCTCACCGAACCCGTAAAGGTGTGGTTTAAGCGGAAGTTCGGGAGCTTTACACCGCCCCAGCGCTACGCCGTCCTTGAGATACACAAGGGAGAGAACGTCTTGATTTCCTCACCCACCGGTTCTGGAAAAACTTTATCCGCTTTTCTGGCGGCAATAAACGAGCTTATTCTCCTCGGGAATGAGGGAAAGCTTGAGGACAAAATTTACGTCCTCTACGTCTCACCGCTTAGAGCGTTGAACAACGACATCAAAAGGAACCTTGAGGGCCCACTGGCAGAGATAACGGAGGTCGCGAGGGAACTCGGCTACGAGTTGCCTGAAATCCGCGTCGGCATAAGGACGAGCGACACTTCAAGCTATGAAAAGAGCAAGATGGTTAAAAAGCCGCCGCACATCCTTATAACCACTCCTGAAAGTCTGGCGATAGCTTTAAACGCTCCAAAATTCAGTGAGAGGCTTAAGACGGTTAAGTACGTTATCATTGACGAAGTCCACGCCCTGGCCGAGAACAAGCGCGGTTCCCATCTTGCCCTCACGATAGAGAGGCTCCAGGAGATGGCTGACAGGGAGTTCGTTAGAATTGGTCTGAGCGCTACTATACACCCCCTTGAGGAGATAGCAAAGTTCGTTTTCGGTTTCAACGATAACGGGGAGCCAAGGTCAGGCCTTATAGTTGACGTGAGCTTTGCCAAGCAGACCGAGATAAGTGTTGAGAGCGTTGTGGACGACTTAATATACACCCCCTCGGATGTACTCAGCGATGCACTCTACAACCGCCTGGCCGAGCTTATCAAAAAGCATAGGACAACTTTGATCTTCACCAACACCAGAAGCGGTGCCGAGAGGGTCGCGTTTAACCTAAAAAAGCGTTTTCCCGAGTTTGAGGGGCTTATAGAGGCACACCACTCCTCGCTATCTAGGGAAGTTAGGCTGGATGTTGAGGAGAAGCTGAAGCGTGGGGAGCTCCGGGCGGTAATCAGCTCAACAAGCCTGGAGTTAGGGATTGACATCGGCACAATAGATTTGGTGGTTCTCATTGGTTCTCCAAAGAGCGTCAATCGCGCTTTGCAGAGGATTGGAAGGGCCGGCCATAGGCTTCACGAGGTAAGTAAGGGGGTAATTTTGGCTCTGGATAGAGACGATCTGGTTGAAGTTACTGTTTTAGCCCACAACGCCCGCAACAGAAGGCTCGATAGGGTTAAGATACCCAAAAACCCCCTCGATGTCCTGGCTCAGCACATCGTTGGAATGGCGCTTTACAAGGTGTGGGACGTTGATGAGGCCTATCGCCTGGTGGGGCGTGCCTACCCGTATCACGAGCTGCCTTTCGAGGACTTCATGTCGATCCTCAAGTATCTCTCTGGAGGTTATGAGGGTCTTGAGGACAGGAAGGTTTATGCCAAAATCTGGCTTGAGGGCGGTAAGTTTGGAAGAAGAGGTAAGATGACGAAGGCTATTTATTACATGAACGTGGGAACCATTCCAGACGAAGCAAAGATCAGGGTTTACACGATGGACAAGCAGATGATTGGAACCGTTGAGGAGGAGTTTGCCGAGAGGCTGATGCCGGGGGATATCTTCGTTTTAGCTGGGAGAACCTACGAGTTCGTCAAGAGTAGAGGAAACAAGATATACGTGGTTCCCAGAGAGGGTGCCAAGCCAACCATTCCCGCCTGGTTCTCAGAGATGCTGCCTTTAAGCTTTGATTTAGCTCTCGACATACAGCGTTTTAGGAGGGAGCTCAAGGGAATCCTTAACAGAAAAGACGTGATAAAAAGACTTATGCGAAAATACGGCATAGATGAGAAAGCGGCGAGGGCAATAGTTGCTTATTTCCGCGAGCAGGCGAAGTATTCGATTGTTCCGGATGACGAAACCGTTCTGGTTGAAGAGGTTGAGAAGGAGAACACCTACGAGTACTTCTTCCACACGCTCATTGGCAGGAAGGCCAACGACGCCTTAAGCAGGGCTTTTGCCTACGCAGTGGGCAGATGGAAAGGGGTAAACGTTGGGATAGCCATAAACGACAACGGCTTCCTCCTTAGGGTTCCAAAGGAGGCCAGGCTTTCGGAGGCCGAGATAAGAGAGCTCTTCCGGATTGAAGACCTCCGTGAGGTTCTCAAGAGGGCTCTGGACAACACGGAGCTTTTGAAGAGGCGTTTTCGCCACGTTGCCAACCGCGGGTTCCTGATACTGAGACGCTATGTTGGAAGGAGCAAAAGATTGGGAAGACAGCAGGTAATAGCGGTTTCCCTTCTCAAAGTCCTGAAGGAGAACTATCCGGACTTTCCGCTCCTAAAGGAAGTCTACCGCGAGATAATGGAGGACAAGATGGACGTGGAAAACGCCGAGCTCTTTCTGAACTGGGTGAGG
- a CDS encoding metallophosphoesterase, translating to MSVFKFLPEKALMVGKNLLVADLHVGFEEALVSEGHYVPKLLGNLISSLKAVLERERPKRLIIDGDLKHSFVPIRREKAELRAFFEGIDGLVDEVILVRGNHDVGVLWLRELGVEIVDELDLKGWKVVHGHKLVEGERFIIGHEHPSIRLRDEVGAAVKVPAFLKGRDLVVLPAFSPWAYGNDVTREIVSPFLKKTDVLNLRILVPAGGEVLDFGELGKLLEAMRKISRV from the coding sequence TTGTCTGTCTTTAAATTTCTCCCCGAAAAGGCCCTGATGGTGGGAAAGAATCTGCTGGTAGCTGATCTTCACGTGGGTTTTGAGGAGGCCCTGGTAAGTGAGGGCCATTACGTGCCGAAGCTTTTGGGAAATCTTATTTCCTCTCTCAAGGCCGTCCTTGAGAGGGAAAGACCCAAAAGGCTCATAATAGATGGCGACCTCAAGCACTCGTTCGTTCCCATTAGGAGGGAAAAGGCCGAGCTTAGGGCATTTTTCGAGGGGATTGATGGATTGGTCGATGAGGTAATCCTCGTCAGGGGAAACCATGATGTGGGGGTTTTGTGGCTCAGAGAGCTTGGCGTTGAAATCGTAGACGAGCTGGATCTTAAAGGGTGGAAAGTTGTACACGGACACAAACTGGTTGAGGGCGAGCGCTTCATCATCGGCCATGAACACCCTTCAATAAGGCTGAGGGACGAGGTGGGTGCTGCCGTAAAGGTGCCCGCTTTTTTAAAGGGACGGGATTTGGTCGTTCTTCCGGCTTTCAGCCCGTGGGCCTACGGGAACGATGTAACGAGGGAGATTGTTTCCCCGTTTTTGAAAAAGACCGATGTCCTTAATCTTAGAATTCTGGTTCCCGCTGGTGGAGAGGTCCTTGACTTTGGGGAACTGGGAAAACTCCTAGAGGCTATGAGGAAAATCAGCCGGGTTTGA
- a CDS encoding helix-turn-helix transcriptional regulator, whose product MDGHMRLSLSVLVMIIAGLLMAPVPVKGQTVSSLSLTVYEDGYVLVNETVLTANYTVVLDVPLLGQHVEGFIAVDENGELLPYEISGSNATIYFGNVSVVQISYFTPDITTKEGAVWTLSLESPVQVYIILPEDAIITDLSEVPLKIQDNLLVMPPGNISVSYVLQAKTSTGSVTSSSTTSSIIPGSGGGGSSTTPSPGGTGSGIGGKLVAAVIIGLVILGGLYAYLSRDKKSGTSMETAAPEALRKFREKIESMEDLNDDEKGALIYLVENGGKAPQSKVRAALGIPKTTAWRMFKRLEEKGLVRVYKLGRENWVELVLE is encoded by the coding sequence ATGGACGGTCACATGAGGCTGTCTTTGTCAGTCTTGGTCATGATCATCGCGGGCTTGCTAATGGCACCGGTTCCGGTTAAGGGTCAGACTGTTTCATCCCTTTCTCTGACCGTCTACGAGGATGGTTACGTACTGGTCAACGAGACAGTCTTGACCGCAAACTACACCGTAGTTCTCGACGTCCCTCTGCTCGGTCAGCACGTTGAGGGCTTCATAGCGGTTGATGAAAACGGCGAACTCCTTCCCTACGAGATCTCCGGTTCAAACGCGACAATTTACTTTGGAAACGTCTCGGTTGTTCAAATCTCGTATTTCACCCCGGATATAACGACTAAGGAAGGTGCCGTCTGGACTCTGTCCCTTGAGAGCCCTGTTCAGGTTTATATAATCCTCCCTGAGGATGCCATAATAACTGACCTCAGCGAAGTTCCCCTGAAGATACAGGACAACCTTCTGGTGATGCCCCCCGGAAACATCAGCGTCTCTTACGTGCTCCAGGCAAAAACCAGCACGGGGTCAGTAACATCGTCCTCAACGACATCTTCTATTATTCCAGGAAGTGGAGGTGGTGGAAGCTCTACTACCCCCTCCCCGGGAGGTACTGGTTCTGGAATTGGTGGAAAGCTTGTGGCCGCTGTGATAATCGGCCTGGTGATCCTTGGGGGCCTATACGCCTACCTGAGCAGGGATAAGAAATCAGGAACTTCAATGGAAACGGCTGCCCCTGAGGCACTGAGAAAGTTCAGGGAGAAGATAGAATCCATGGAAGACCTCAACGATGACGAAAAGGGTGCCCTTATTTACCTTGTGGAAAACGGGGGTAAAGCGCCCCAGTCCAAGGTCAGGGCTGCTCTGGGGATTCCCAAGACCACCGCCTGGAGGATGTTCAAGAGGCTCGAAGAAAAGGGCCTGGTCAGGGTTTACAAACTCGGCAGGGAAAACTGGGTGGAGCTAGTCCTTGAGTGA
- a CDS encoding DUF134 domain-containing protein yields the protein MPRGMGWGRGRRRKMRMIGFIPQVKHFYPALPPMVPPKPPVFMTYEEFEALRLVDYEGLTQEEAGQRMGVSRGTVWRALSSARKKVAQMLVEGRELIILPQGNEAPRMEIKED from the coding sequence ATGCCACGTGGAATGGGCTGGGGCAGGGGAAGGAGAAGAAAGATGAGAATGATAGGATTCATCCCCCAGGTCAAACACTTCTATCCCGCTCTCCCCCCGATGGTTCCACCCAAACCTCCCGTATTCATGACCTATGAAGAGTTTGAGGCCCTTAGGCTCGTCGATTATGAGGGTTTAACCCAGGAGGAAGCGGGCCAGAGGATGGGTGTTTCCAGGGGCACCGTCTGGAGGGCCCTTAGTTCTGCCAGAAAGAAAGTTGCCCAGATGCTTGTAGAGGGGAGGGAACTGATAATCCTTCCGCAGGGAAACGAGGCGCCAAGAATGGAAATAAAGGAGGATTAG